From a region of the Fibrobacter sp. UWB2 genome:
- a CDS encoding glycoside hydrolase family 5 protein: protein MVQSKFLGIACGVAMLAGAVSAATLPTAKDVQAKMGMGFNIGNSMEVPNSPTLWGNPFPTQALLDSVKAAGFNTVRIPCAWDSHTSGGKVTETWLDSVKTVVDYAMRAGLYTILNIHHEGEGGWFQSNIGTNVNSNIDNKMKTYWTQIANKFKNYNERLLFAGANEPGPNVNTWTSQHVSTLMHYYQTFIDAVRATGGNNETRTLIIQGLNTDIDKSVKSAPVSTFPKDKVEGRLMFEVHYYDPYQYTLMTSPQDWGAPGGEMIQPQYYYGDYTKASEPKRNAGYNAWAGSVDSKLGSIVHPQEQFAKMKTNYVDKGYPVIVGEFGANVRSPELSGSDLNLHKQGRVQWHKDVVSAAKQYGLTPILWDMGNESNSGYDNMAYIRRQSSPVGKVLETDVINAMRGVYGLGNYVNNGVTHVENFITGGTETPSSSSAPASSSSVAVSSSSEITQSSSSATIALPTVLAGAQVNLHRAGNTLYASGDIMLFDMNGNLVRSTNNVSAGQAQMQLHGLRQGNYIAKCKNSVLQVKIR from the coding sequence ATGGTTCAATCAAAATTTTTGGGAATTGCCTGTGGCGTAGCGATGCTTGCAGGCGCCGTTTCTGCAGCGACTCTTCCGACCGCAAAGGATGTTCAGGCCAAGATGGGCATGGGCTTCAACATCGGTAACTCGATGGAAGTGCCGAATAGCCCGACTTTATGGGGCAATCCGTTCCCAACGCAGGCGTTGCTCGATTCCGTGAAGGCGGCAGGCTTCAACACGGTGCGTATCCCTTGCGCTTGGGATAGCCACACGAGTGGTGGCAAGGTCACTGAAACTTGGCTCGATTCCGTGAAGACGGTTGTTGATTACGCGATGCGCGCGGGCCTCTACACGATTTTGAACATCCACCACGAAGGTGAGGGTGGCTGGTTCCAGAGCAACATCGGCACGAACGTCAATAGCAACATCGACAACAAGATGAAAACTTACTGGACGCAGATTGCGAACAAGTTTAAGAACTACAACGAACGCTTGCTCTTTGCGGGCGCAAACGAACCCGGCCCGAATGTGAACACGTGGACATCGCAGCATGTGTCTACGCTTATGCACTATTACCAGACGTTCATTGATGCAGTACGTGCTACGGGTGGCAACAACGAAACCCGAACCTTGATTATCCAGGGCCTCAATACCGACATCGACAAGTCGGTCAAAAGTGCTCCGGTAAGCACCTTCCCGAAGGACAAGGTCGAAGGCCGCTTGATGTTCGAAGTGCATTACTACGACCCGTACCAGTACACGCTCATGACGAGCCCGCAGGACTGGGGTGCTCCAGGTGGTGAAATGATTCAGCCGCAGTACTATTATGGCGATTACACCAAGGCTAGCGAACCCAAACGCAACGCGGGTTACAATGCCTGGGCGGGCTCTGTTGATTCCAAGCTCGGGAGCATCGTGCATCCGCAGGAACAGTTTGCCAAGATGAAGACGAATTACGTGGATAAGGGCTACCCGGTCATTGTCGGTGAATTTGGTGCAAATGTCCGCTCTCCGGAATTGAGCGGTTCCGACCTGAATCTCCACAAGCAGGGCCGCGTGCAATGGCACAAGGATGTTGTTTCTGCCGCCAAGCAGTATGGCCTCACCCCGATTCTCTGGGATATGGGCAACGAAAGCAATTCCGGCTATGACAACATGGCCTACATTCGCCGTCAATCATCACCGGTGGGTAAGGTTCTCGAAACAGACGTTATCAACGCTATGCGCGGTGTGTATGGTCTCGGCAATTACGTGAACAATGGTGTCACGCACGTTGAAAATTTTATCACGGGCGGCACGGAAACGCCGTCTAGCTCGAGCGCGCCCGCCTCTAGTTCTAGCGTCGCAGTTTCTAGCTCCAGCGAAATTACGCAGTCTAGCAGCTCGGCTACAATTGCTTTGCCGACCGTTCTCGCGGGCGCTCAGGTGAATCTCCATCGTGCCGGCAATACGCTTTATGCATCCGGCGATATTATGCTCTTCGACATGAACGGAAACCTCGTCCGCTCCACGAATAACGTGTCCGCCGGGCAGGCCCAAATGCAGCTGCATGGTCTCCGCCAAGGCAATTACATCGCCAAGTGCAAAAATAGTGTTTTGCAAGTCAAGATTCGCTAA
- a CDS encoding ABC transporter permease subunit, protein MVILKYELRRHRTYILGWAIALAACIFFMTPTYYSFLDAASVELFETMGTTDFYRSVGVSMEYLTSPLGIYGFLTSFFMIASGVFGMHFGISIHTRECTEGTSEYLFTKPFPRKAIYWAKAWTVFVGVAIVGAAYLLASLFAMATFRSGTPWGEFFLIALSLTLVTLFFAAMGLMVGVLFSRNRSPLLTAGLVVFVEYCITSFSNIVSNRAISFLSPYSFFGAAEISKAGFYDLRYLGWCVLLFALFLVLSYGVFLKKDIQFRS, encoded by the coding sequence ATGGTCATTTTGAAATATGAACTGAGAAGGCATCGAACCTATATCCTGGGCTGGGCCATCGCCTTGGCTGCGTGCATCTTTTTCATGACACCGACTTATTACAGCTTTCTGGATGCGGCCTCCGTGGAACTCTTTGAAACCATGGGCACCACGGACTTTTACAGGAGCGTCGGCGTATCGATGGAATACCTGACCTCTCCGCTGGGTATTTACGGGTTCCTGACCAGCTTTTTCATGATTGCCTCCGGCGTTTTCGGGATGCACTTCGGCATTTCCATTCACACCAGAGAATGTACGGAAGGAACCTCGGAATACCTGTTTACAAAGCCCTTTCCCCGGAAAGCAATTTATTGGGCAAAGGCATGGACGGTGTTTGTCGGCGTGGCGATCGTGGGTGCGGCGTATCTGCTGGCTTCCCTTTTCGCCATGGCAACATTCCGTTCCGGAACTCCTTGGGGAGAGTTTTTCCTGATTGCCCTGTCCCTGACCCTTGTGACGCTGTTCTTCGCTGCAATGGGGCTGATGGTGGGAGTTTTGTTTTCCCGCAACCGCAGTCCGCTGCTGACTGCCGGTTTGGTTGTGTTCGTTGAGTATTGCATTACCAGCTTCTCCAACATCGTCAGTAACCGGGCTATCAGTTTTCTGTCTCCCTACTCGTTCTTCGGAGCCGCCGAGATCTCCAAAGCCGGCTTCTATGACCTCCGGTATCTTGGGTGGTGCGTGCTGCTGTTTGCCTTGTTTTTGGTGCTTTCTTACGGTGTCTTTCTGAAAAAAGACATTCAGTTCCGCAGCTAA
- a CDS encoding Rrf2 family transcriptional regulator: MRVSTKGRYAIRVIIDMAENGEAEFHPLHNLAERQGLSEKYLEAILGVLVKNNVLEGARGKGGGYKLAKPAAELTVWEILSVIETSISPVECVADGKNGCDRADVCPTLPMWKDLAKIIKDYFTGITIEQLARKAPKIARPLCNEK, translated from the coding sequence ATGAGAGTATCTACGAAAGGTCGATACGCCATTCGCGTTATTATTGATATGGCAGAAAACGGCGAAGCCGAATTCCACCCACTGCACAACCTGGCAGAACGTCAGGGACTTTCCGAAAAATATCTCGAAGCGATTCTTGGAGTCCTCGTAAAGAACAACGTGCTCGAAGGCGCACGCGGCAAAGGCGGCGGCTACAAGCTTGCAAAGCCAGCGGCTGAACTCACGGTCTGGGAAATCCTGAGTGTCATTGAGACTTCCATTAGCCCGGTGGAATGCGTTGCTGACGGGAAAAACGGTTGCGACCGTGCAGACGTCTGCCCGACACTCCCAATGTGGAAGGACTTGGCCAAAATCATCAAGGACTACTTCACGGGCATTACGATCGAGCAATTGGCCCGCAAAGCCCCCAAAATTGCGCGCCCGCTCTGCAATGAAAAATAA
- a CDS encoding sulfide/dihydroorotate dehydrogenase-like FAD/NAD-binding protein — MAKILFKKQLSPAVFQFRVHAPLIAQERKAGQFIILQTNKDNGERVPLTIADADTEEGSITLIFQTVGKTTTELSKFEVGDDIPVLVGPLGSPTHIDNFGHVVCVCGGVGIAPMHPIVQALKAAGNKVTIIMGARNESLFLMKEEMTALADNIIFMTDDGSYGRKGLVTEPLKELCEDTKGKPDMVIAIGPPIMMKFCALTTKPYGVKTVVSLNSIMVDGTGMCGGCRVTIGGKTKFVCVDGPEFDGHEVDWNNMLQRMGAFKPQEQEALHRFGANDGHKCNIDKMADAKAKESK; from the coding sequence ATGGCAAAAATTCTCTTTAAAAAGCAGTTATCTCCCGCGGTATTCCAATTCCGCGTCCACGCCCCGCTGATCGCGCAAGAACGTAAGGCAGGACAATTTATCATCCTCCAGACGAACAAGGACAATGGTGAACGCGTTCCGCTCACCATCGCCGATGCCGATACTGAAGAAGGTTCTATCACCCTCATTTTCCAGACGGTTGGCAAGACGACGACTGAACTCTCCAAGTTCGAAGTCGGTGACGATATCCCGGTCTTGGTTGGCCCGCTCGGTTCTCCGACCCATATCGACAACTTTGGTCACGTGGTCTGCGTTTGCGGTGGTGTCGGTATTGCCCCGATGCACCCGATTGTCCAGGCTCTCAAGGCTGCAGGTAACAAGGTCACCATCATCATGGGTGCCCGTAACGAAAGCCTCTTCCTCATGAAGGAAGAAATGACCGCTCTCGCTGACAACATCATTTTCATGACCGACGACGGTTCTTATGGCCGCAAGGGTCTCGTGACCGAACCGCTTAAGGAACTTTGCGAAGACACCAAGGGCAAGCCGGACATGGTCATCGCTATCGGTCCTCCGATCATGATGAAGTTCTGCGCTCTCACCACCAAGCCGTATGGTGTGAAGACTGTCGTTAGCCTCAACAGCATCATGGTCGATGGTACTGGCATGTGCGGTGGTTGCCGCGTCACTATCGGTGGCAAGACGAAGTTCGTCTGCGTCGATGGTCCGGAATTCGACGGCCACGAAGTCGACTGGAACAACATGCTCCAGCGTATGGGCGCTTTCAAGCCCCAGGAACAGGAAGCATTGCACCGCTTCGGTGCCAATGACGGTCACAAGTGCAACATCGACAAGATGGCTGATGCCAAGGCTAAGGAGAGCAAATAA
- a CDS encoding PD-(D/E)XK nuclease family transposase yields the protein MNQSIPEKLKGKTYIDPRTDTGFKSLFASKDAIKDFVDGILHLKGDDQIKNLNYSFEHTLRFMIPEERKVILDAFATTGSKRFLNIEMQKADHSFFIDRTILYKAFLIIKGKHEMDKSEEFKTLTKEEKEYRRYEIPETISIWICDFELPYCMEKYIDEWAIYSKEVLNGGVVETLFPKNKYIIVSLPKFNKTADEVKDPVDAWLYVLKHAHEGEPLPDFGNGIVNDALNRIKIENLDKTTLNELEREMIAKEEIECRLAGAKIETRFEMVDAMLANDIPIEKIAIISGISLDEIKKRRAQR from the coding sequence ATGAATCAATCTATTCCTGAAAAGCTAAAAGGCAAAACCTACATCGACCCGAGAACCGATACCGGATTCAAGAGCCTGTTCGCTAGCAAGGATGCCATCAAGGACTTCGTTGATGGAATCTTGCACCTGAAAGGCGACGACCAAATCAAGAATCTGAATTACTCGTTTGAACATACGTTAAGATTTATGATTCCCGAAGAGCGGAAAGTCATTTTGGATGCTTTCGCGACTACGGGTTCTAAGCGTTTCCTTAATATTGAAATGCAGAAGGCAGACCACAGTTTCTTTATCGACCGAACCATATTGTACAAAGCGTTCTTGATTATAAAAGGCAAGCATGAAATGGATAAATCAGAAGAATTTAAAACGCTCACAAAAGAAGAAAAGGAATACCGGCGTTATGAAATTCCCGAAACAATATCCATTTGGATTTGTGATTTTGAATTGCCGTACTGCATGGAAAAATACATTGATGAATGGGCTATTTATAGCAAGGAAGTGTTGAATGGAGGAGTCGTCGAGACGTTATTCCCCAAAAATAAGTATATTATTGTAAGTCTGCCGAAGTTTAATAAAACCGCAGACGAGGTAAAAGATCCTGTTGACGCTTGGCTCTATGTGCTCAAACACGCGCATGAGGGCGAACCGCTTCCTGACTTTGGGAATGGAATCGTCAACGACGCCTTGAACCGCATCAAAATTGAAAACTTGGACAAAACCACTCTGAACGAACTGGAGCGAGAAATGATTGCAAAAGAAGAAATAGAATGTCGTTTGGCTGGTGCCAAGATTGAGACTCGATTTGAAATGGTCGATGCGATGCTTGCTAATGATATTCCTATTGAAAAAATCGCTATTATTTCCGGTATTTCTCTGGACGAAATTAAAAAGCGCAGAGCGCAGCGCTGA
- a CDS encoding TetR/AcrR family transcriptional regulator: protein MEKFLALTEEKKMTILNAALQCFGKFGYEKASVNDIAVAAHISKASMFQYFGSKKQLYIYLLEYCKKVIEEIFEKAHLDSKTDLFDRILASSRMEMESFQNQPFTLQFITSVWEETSPEVADALVILTEEACSFRNDMVLREEDALKFKNPEDARPVFQMLLLMGEGYAARYRGANAFDFETVMDDFEKNIAILRKNFYKEEYLK, encoded by the coding sequence GTGGAAAAATTTTTGGCGCTGACGGAAGAAAAGAAAATGACGATCCTGAACGCAGCACTTCAGTGCTTCGGAAAATTTGGTTATGAAAAAGCATCCGTCAATGATATTGCAGTGGCTGCTCATATCTCCAAGGCATCCATGTTTCAGTATTTCGGAAGCAAAAAACAGCTCTATATTTATCTGCTGGAATACTGTAAAAAGGTCATTGAAGAAATATTTGAAAAAGCACATCTGGATTCCAAAACGGATTTGTTCGACAGGATCCTGGCATCCAGCCGCATGGAAATGGAGAGCTTCCAAAATCAGCCCTTCACCCTGCAGTTTATTACCAGCGTCTGGGAAGAAACTTCTCCCGAAGTAGCCGATGCGCTGGTGATTCTGACAGAGGAAGCCTGCAGCTTCAGAAACGATATGGTTCTTCGGGAGGAGGACGCTTTGAAATTCAAAAACCCGGAGGATGCCCGGCCGGTATTTCAGATGCTGCTTCTGATGGGCGAGGGATATGCGGCCCGGTACCGTGGGGCAAATGCTTTTGACTTTGAGACCGTCATGGATGATTTTGAGAAGAACATCGCAATTCTGCGGAAAAATTTTTATAAGGAGGAGTATCTGAAATGA
- a CDS encoding ABC transporter ATP-binding protein: MSEPIIVLEKLTKHYGKHRGIDGLSFSVDQGEFFGFIGPNGAGKSTTIRTLMGLIHPSGGSASIFGLDCQTKASVIARDVGYLPSENSYYENMKVRELLQYSADLYGMNCETKMYELSERLNLDLTRKIADLSLGNKKKVGIVSAVMTSPKLLIMDEPTSGLDPLIQQAFYDILKEENSRGTTIFFSSHVLSEVQKLCDRVAILKEGKLVGIQSIRELRESGYKKVSLTAETAIPREFWGLPGIANYTESPDKTSVSFVYNGNITAIIDKLHLLHLDDVLLEEPSLEEIFLHYYA, from the coding sequence ATGAGCGAGCCAATCATTGTTTTGGAAAAGCTGACCAAGCACTATGGGAAACATCGGGGAATTGACGGACTTAGCTTCTCTGTTGACCAGGGCGAGTTTTTCGGCTTCATTGGCCCAAACGGTGCGGGAAAATCCACCACCATCCGCACCCTGATGGGCCTGATCCATCCCAGCGGCGGCAGCGCATCTATTTTCGGCCTGGACTGCCAGACCAAGGCCAGTGTCATTGCCAGAGATGTGGGCTATCTTCCCAGCGAAAACAGCTATTATGAAAACATGAAGGTGCGGGAACTGCTGCAATACAGCGCAGACCTGTACGGCATGAATTGCGAAACGAAAATGTATGAGCTCTCCGAGCGCCTCAATCTGGATCTGACCCGGAAAATCGCAGACCTGTCTCTGGGCAACAAGAAGAAGGTGGGGATCGTGTCTGCCGTCATGACCTCGCCCAAGCTGCTGATCATGGACGAACCCACCAGCGGCTTAGACCCGTTGATCCAGCAGGCTTTCTACGATATTCTGAAGGAGGAGAACAGCCGGGGAACCACCATTTTCTTCTCCTCCCATGTCCTCAGTGAGGTGCAGAAGCTGTGTGACCGGGTGGCGATCTTAAAAGAGGGCAAGCTCGTGGGCATTCAGTCCATCCGAGAGCTGCGGGAAAGCGGCTATAAAAAGGTCAGCCTTACCGCTGAAACGGCCATCCCCCGTGAGTTCTGGGGCCTGCCCGGCATTGCCAACTACACCGAGAGTCCTGACAAGACCTCTGTTTCCTTTGTGTATAACGGCAATATCACGGCGATCATTGACAAGCTTCACCTGCTGCATTTGGACGATGTGCTTTTGGAAGAACCCTCTTTGGAGGAGATCTTCCTGCACTACTATGCGTAA
- a CDS encoding ABC transporter permease subunit: MKTLIKNEFRQTRRLLLIWLGIMLLLCGFCYFELLSLRDSLDEMAAMVSQFPRLIMIMFGVKGDLTTSTGWYVCIYFWEGLLAFPYAMSLGLSCVAREKKFGTSEYLFTKPVKRKTIVLAKVIVSAVNLLVFALFSGVCNYFTIVLPLGGLDQPGAVLSTTMGMFFTQTLFFALGLLFSSVLRSYKAAVRTGTISMLAAYGLAFTAEYTGNHFLDYLTPLRYFDVYEVALHGFHLPYLVLTIVVAGICVAAALDQWKRREL, encoded by the coding sequence ATGAAAACATTGATTAAAAATGAATTCCGCCAAACCAGAAGACTTTTGCTGATCTGGCTGGGAATCATGCTGCTTCTGTGCGGTTTCTGCTATTTTGAGCTTCTGTCCCTACGGGACAGTCTGGATGAAATGGCAGCGATGGTCAGCCAATTTCCGAGACTGATCATGATCATGTTCGGAGTCAAAGGCGACTTGACGACATCCACCGGCTGGTATGTGTGCATCTATTTCTGGGAGGGACTGCTGGCGTTTCCTTATGCCATGTCTTTGGGACTGTCCTGTGTGGCAAGGGAAAAGAAATTCGGAACATCGGAATACCTGTTCACAAAGCCTGTGAAGCGGAAAACCATTGTTCTGGCGAAGGTGATCGTTTCGGCAGTGAACCTGCTGGTGTTCGCCCTGTTCAGCGGCGTGTGTAATTATTTCACGATCGTTCTTCCTTTGGGCGGTCTGGATCAGCCGGGAGCGGTGCTTTCCACAACGATGGGAATGTTCTTTACCCAGACTCTCTTTTTTGCCCTGGGTCTGCTGTTTTCCAGTGTGCTTCGATCCTATAAGGCTGCGGTGCGGACAGGAACAATTTCCATGCTGGCTGCCTATGGGTTGGCCTTTACTGCCGAGTACACAGGAAATCATTTCCTGGACTACCTGACCCCATTGCGTTATTTTGATGTGTACGAGGTAGCACTGCACGGTTTCCACCTTCCCTATCTCGTCTTAACGATCGTTGTGGCAGGTATTTGTGTCGCAGCTGCCCTGGATCAGTGGAAACGGCGGGAATTGTGA
- the gltA gene encoding NADPH-dependent glutamate synthase: protein MSEHMTREQLDAAAKVELEKIKALPQPLKPKDKTAIPAQPMPQLEPSYRARVMEEVAQGYTEAQAIVEANRCLACKKPFCVESCPVHIDIPAFIAKIAEGDFKAAIAKIKETSLLPAICGRVCPQERQCQMNCTMGKMHKDVNQAVAIGRLERFAADYERNNGGATVPAVKPATGKKVAVIGSGPAGLVVAADVRREGHDVTIFEAFHKLGGVVRYGIPEFRLPKKIVDKEIESLAAMGVKFETNFVIGRTRKLKDLIEKDGFDAVFVGTGAGLPLFMNIEGENLVGVFAANEYLTRANLMRAYDKENADTPMWPGKNVVVLGGGNVAMDAARMALRLGAEKVRIIYRRSMNELPARKEEVLHAQEEGVEFCVLQNPAKILGDEAGHVRGMLVDKYELGEPDEKGRPRPVKVEGASFEIECDTVLVAIGNGSNPLISNTTPELSVDKKGHILLEDATANKTFMEKVYAGGDIVLGAATVILAMGEGRRAAAGINEFLKK from the coding sequence ATGTCTGAACATATGACTCGCGAACAGTTGGACGCCGCCGCCAAGGTGGAACTTGAAAAGATTAAGGCTCTTCCGCAGCCGCTCAAGCCGAAGGACAAGACTGCTATCCCGGCTCAGCCGATGCCGCAGCTCGAACCGTCCTATCGCGCACGCGTGATGGAAGAAGTGGCTCAGGGTTATACCGAAGCTCAGGCTATCGTCGAAGCTAACCGCTGCCTCGCCTGTAAGAAGCCGTTCTGTGTCGAAAGCTGCCCGGTGCACATCGACATTCCGGCCTTCATCGCAAAGATTGCCGAAGGCGACTTCAAGGCTGCTATTGCAAAGATTAAGGAAACGAGCTTGCTCCCGGCTATCTGCGGTCGTGTTTGCCCGCAGGAACGTCAGTGCCAGATGAACTGCACCATGGGCAAGATGCACAAGGACGTGAACCAGGCTGTCGCAATCGGTCGCTTGGAACGCTTTGCTGCTGACTATGAACGCAACAACGGTGGTGCTACGGTTCCGGCTGTTAAGCCTGCAACGGGCAAGAAGGTGGCTGTGATCGGTTCCGGTCCTGCCGGCTTGGTCGTCGCTGCTGACGTCCGCCGCGAAGGCCACGACGTGACCATCTTCGAAGCTTTCCACAAGCTCGGTGGCGTGGTCCGCTATGGTATTCCTGAATTCCGTCTTCCGAAGAAGATTGTGGACAAGGAAATTGAATCTCTCGCCGCTATGGGCGTGAAGTTCGAAACGAACTTTGTGATTGGCCGTACCCGCAAGCTCAAGGACCTCATCGAAAAGGATGGCTTTGACGCTGTGTTCGTCGGTACCGGTGCCGGTCTTCCGTTGTTCATGAACATCGAAGGTGAAAACCTCGTCGGTGTGTTCGCTGCTAACGAATACCTCACCCGCGCAAACCTCATGCGCGCCTACGACAAGGAAAATGCCGATACGCCGATGTGGCCGGGCAAGAACGTTGTCGTCCTCGGTGGTGGTAACGTCGCTATGGACGCTGCCCGTATGGCTCTCCGCCTCGGTGCAGAAAAGGTCCGCATCATTTACCGTCGTAGCATGAACGAACTTCCGGCCCGTAAGGAAGAAGTTCTCCACGCTCAGGAAGAAGGTGTCGAATTCTGCGTCTTGCAGAACCCGGCCAAGATTCTTGGCGACGAAGCCGGTCACGTCCGTGGCATGCTCGTCGACAAGTACGAACTCGGCGAACCCGACGAAAAGGGCCGTCCGCGTCCGGTCAAGGTCGAAGGCGCAAGCTTCGAAATTGAATGCGACACCGTGCTCGTTGCTATCGGTAACGGTTCCAACCCGCTCATCAGCAACACCACGCCGGAACTCTCCGTCGACAAGAAGGGTCACATCCTTCTCGAAGATGCAACCGCCAACAAGACCTTTATGGAAAAGGTCTACGCCGGTGGTGACATCGTGCTCGGCGCAGCAACCGTGATCCTCGCCATGGGCGAAGGTCGTCGTGCTGCTGCAGGCATCAATGAGTTCTTGAAGAAGTAA
- a CDS encoding TIGR02147 family protein, giving the protein MKSIFEYRDYHLYLQDYYDERKRLGAFSWREFCRNAGFSSPNFLKLVSMGQSKLSKIKACQVAKSMGLVDYEEQYFYQLVAYGNADNNETQRAAFLEMERIALEHQVRVVDKEALQYYESWKYPVIRELAPLMPGATPRDLAEECKEYVSAEEISDVLDFLVKAGFLKKEDNGAYTQTAQTIIGSKEALPIAIRAMHKEMAIMAARAVDRYSANERFFNGVTLSVNQDAYNRIVEEIKACCKKVVAIANENSTFDQVCRINFQFFPLTDKITGKKYAK; this is encoded by the coding sequence ATGAAGTCTATTTTCGAGTACCGCGATTACCATCTCTATTTGCAGGATTATTACGACGAACGCAAACGTCTCGGAGCGTTCTCGTGGCGTGAATTTTGCCGGAATGCAGGGTTTTCTTCGCCGAATTTTTTAAAGCTTGTTAGCATGGGGCAGAGCAAGCTCAGTAAGATTAAGGCTTGCCAGGTGGCGAAATCGATGGGACTCGTCGATTACGAAGAACAGTATTTTTACCAGCTTGTAGCCTATGGTAATGCGGATAACAACGAAACTCAAAGAGCCGCGTTCCTCGAAATGGAGCGTATTGCCTTGGAACACCAGGTCCGTGTTGTCGACAAAGAGGCGCTTCAATATTATGAATCCTGGAAGTATCCGGTTATTCGCGAACTCGCTCCGTTGATGCCTGGGGCAACGCCTCGTGACCTTGCCGAAGAATGCAAGGAATACGTATCTGCCGAAGAGATTAGCGACGTCTTGGATTTCCTCGTCAAGGCCGGATTTTTGAAAAAAGAGGATAATGGAGCTTATACTCAGACAGCCCAAACTATTATTGGGTCCAAGGAGGCGCTCCCTATCGCCATTCGCGCTATGCACAAGGAAATGGCCATTATGGCTGCCCGCGCTGTGGACCGCTATTCTGCAAATGAACGATTCTTTAATGGTGTTACGCTTAGCGTGAATCAGGATGCGTACAACAGAATTGTCGAAGAAATCAAGGCTTGTTGCAAGAAGGTTGTCGCTATCGCCAACGAAAATAGTACCTTTGACCAGGTTTGCCGTATCAACTTTCAATTTTTTCCACTCACGGATAAAATAACGGGGAAGAAATATGCTAAATGA
- a CDS encoding nuclear transport factor 2 family protein, with protein sequence MLRPKEIVCKWVDAFNNHDVEAIMSLYHDNATNHQVTNDPVIGIDAIREMFTAEFATADMTAIVENIFEDGQWAILEWKDPLGLRGCGFFHVVNGKILFQRGYWDKLSFLKQHNLPIESL encoded by the coding sequence ATGTTACGGCCAAAAGAAATAGTATGTAAATGGGTAGATGCCTTTAACAACCATGATGTAGAGGCAATTATGAGCTTGTACCATGATAACGCAACCAATCATCAGGTGACCAATGATCCCGTGATTGGGATAGATGCAATCCGTGAAATGTTTACAGCAGAATTTGCCACTGCCGATATGACTGCCATTGTAGAGAATATCTTTGAAGATGGACAGTGGGCGATTTTAGAATGGAAGGACCCTCTGGGACTGCGGGGATGCGGCTTCTTCCATGTTGTGAATGGTAAAATTCTGTTTCAGAGAGGATATTGGGATAAGCTGTCTTTTCTGAAGCAGCATAATTTGCCTATTGAATCGTTGTGA